The following nucleotide sequence is from Puniceicoccaceae bacterium.
CGATTCTCCACCCACACCCGCGGTGTTCTCAATGGTGAAACCCGCTACGAAATGATCTTCGAAACCATCGTGATCAATCCAGAACTTGCACCGGACCTCTTCGACTACCCGATGTTCTGATCCGGAACCGCCCACCATTCATTCCGACCATGTCCGTATATCAGGCCGACGACCCCAGCATCCTGAAGGTGCTCGCAGACTTCGAATCCACGATGTCGCGCAGCTCCGAGATCCCGGAACGGGTCGAACACATCCTTTCCGAGGTACGCAGTCGAGGGGACGCGGCACTGCTTGAGTTCACCCAGCGCTTTGACGGAGTACGACTGACGCTCGATACTCTGCGCGTCACCGAAGCCGAGCTGGAAGCCGGACTGCAAAGCCTGTCACCGGAACAGATCGAACACATCCAGCAGGCCAAACTACAGATCGAAACCTTTCATCGGCAAACCCTTCCGGAGAACTGGCAATACAGCAATGCCCAGGGTGCTACTGTTGGAGAACGTTTCTATCCCATCGCATCGGTCGGCCTCTATGTTCCCGGCGGTTCCGTGCCGCTTGTCTCATCGGTGCTGATGTCAGCCGTGCTCGCCAAAATTGCAGGCAACCCACGAATCGTCGTGGTGACCCCTCCCCTGCCCGACGGAACACTCGCGCCTGGCATGCTCGCAGCCTTGAAGATCTGTGGCATCACTGAGATTTATAAAGTCGGCGGTGCACAGGCAATTGCCGCGCTTGCCTACGGAACGGCAACCATCGAACGTGTCGACAAACTCTTCGGTCCCGGGAATGCATACGTATTGGAAGCCAAGCGACAGGTCTTCGGACAAGTGGGCGTCGACCTGCTGCCCGGCCCCAGTGAAGTCGCCATCGTAGCCGACAACACAGCCAATCCTGCATGGGTAGCAGCAGACCTGCTCGCGCAGGCCGAGCACGGGTCCGGGAAAGAACGCATTCTGCTCCTCTCGCAGGGCCAGGCTCTGCTCGGTCAGATTCTCGCAGAAATCGAACGCCAACTGCCCGGGCGCAGTCACGCCAATGCCATTCGCACGGTCGTGGATTCACGTTTTCTGAAAATCATCTACTCGCAGCCCCACGAGGCTGTTTCCGTGCTCAACGCATTCGCTCCCGAACATCTGGAACTTCAAGTCGAAGAAGAATCGCTTGAGTATTTCATGCGCTATGTCACCACAGCCGGAGCGATGTTGCTCGGCCACCATACGCCAACCGTTTTGGGCGATTTCACTGCCGGCCCCAGTCACACACTGCCAACCGGTGGAGCGGGACGCTTCATGAGTGGAATGCAGTTGGGAGACTTTTTGCGGCGCACCAGCGTGGTGAAGTATGGTCCGGACTCCCTGCCAAAGGCACAGCCCGTCGTCGCTACCTTCGCCGAACTTGAGCAACTGGATGCCCACGGTCGCTCCCTGCAGATTCGCCTGGATTCCTGAACGGGCTGCTGGAGTTCGCGCGACACCACCCTTCGCATTTTCACGTGCCATCTCATTCGCCCATCATTCTGGCTTCACAGTCTCCCCGACGCCGGGAGCTGCTCAAGCGCTTGGTGCCGGAGTTTGAGGTCCAGGCGGCAGCGGTTGACGAAGTTCTGGTTCATGAAGACGGTGGACCCGCGCTCGCACTGCACAATGCACAGCTCAAGGCACGTTTTATTGCCGAACTCCACCCCGACTCCTGGATTATCGGATCGGATACCGTGGTGGAGTGTGACGGACAACACCTCGCCAAACCCGAATCGCGGCATGAGGCGAAACACATGCTGCGCACATTGTCGGGGCGCAAACATCACGTGCATACGGGCGTTGCCCTGTGTTGCCAGAGCATGGCCGTGGAGGACACTGCAGTTGTGACCAGTGAGGTTGCATTCTTTCAGCTCGACGAGCAGACCCTCGAAACCTATGTCGCGACCATGCATGCCTCACACTATGCCGGGGGGTATGCGATCCAGCATCTGCTCGGCACTCTGGTTTCTGGATTCGACGGCTCCTTTACCAATGTTGTTGGGTTGCCAGTCGAACGGCTTGAAGCCATGCTAAGGCAGCGTCGTCTGCTGCCCCCACCCTCCTGAATCTCATGGATGTCTTTTTTGCAGGATTCTCCTCGGCCTTCATGGCCATGCTGCAAATCGGTATCGTGATTGCAGTTGCCGGAGTATTGGCCCGTGCGGGAGTGTTTCAGGACAGTATGATCACCGGGGCCTCCCGGGCGGTGGTCTTTTGTTTCTTGCCCTGTCTGATTTTTGACAAAATCACCCGGGGATTTGATCCAACCACAATGCCATACTGGTGGATGATTCCTGTCAGTGCGCTGGTTCTCTTTCTTGTCGGACTCACGGTCACCCTCGTACTCAACCATGTGGAATTCCTCAAAAAGCCAGACCTGCTGCCACTGGGTTTCATGCAAAATGCTGGCTATTTCTCCATTGCGATTGGAGAAACTCTGGTGCCTGAGCAATTCGACACCTGGGCAGTCTACACGTTCCTGTTCGTGCTGATATTCAACCCCTTGCTCTGGACCTTTGGCAAATACTTTGTTTCCGATAACCGTGCCACCCGATTCCAGTTTCGCCAGCTGATCACGCCTCCCCTCATGGGCGTAATTCTGGGGATCGTCATGGTTCTGAGCGGTTTGATCCAATGGGTGCCCCATCCAGCAAGGAACGCTGCTGCACTGCTTGGAAATGCCGCCGTGCCACTGTCGCTGGTGATTCTGGGAGCAACCATTGCCACCACGCCACTTCGTCTGCGAAACCATGCCCGGCTGATTCTCAAGTCCTTACTAAGCAAACTCGTGCTGATCCCCGCCATTACCCTGGGCCTGCTCCTCTGGATGGATCTTCCCGCTGAATTGAGTCTGCTGGGGCTTTTCTGGATGCTACAGGCCGCCTACCCCCAGGCCAGTAACCTCGTTCTGCAAATCCGCACCTATGGTGGCAGCGCCGAACGGGTGTGCGCAGTTTTGGTATCGGGCTATACCGTCAGTCTGCTGACCTTACCCATCTGGGTCGGTATCTGGACTTGGCTGAGCCACTGAGAGCGAACTTCCCAGAAATCACAGGCATCGCTCAAACTGTTCGATCAGCACCTCTGGATCTTCCGTGCCGACGGAAAGCCGGATCATGTTCCCATGAATCCCTGCGGCATCGAGGCATCGTCGACCTGCTTCACTCTTCAATAAATCGTAGTGTGCCAGATGGATGTAGGGACACACCAGGGTGAACTCAGTGCCAAAACTCGGCCCCTTTGCAAAAGGCAGGCAGTCGTACACCTGTTCCAGGGGTCGAGCCAGATCGAGCGTCAATACTCCACCGGGGCGATCCGGTCCCCGGGCGATCGCTGCATACGCGCCGCGAAACGCATCTGCATACGCCCAGTGCAAGTGTTTCACACCTCGGTGCGATTCCAAATAAGCAGCGACCTTGAGCGTGTTTGCATTGATGCGCTCGAGCACGTCAATGGCCTGTTCCAATGAAGCCCCCAAGCGGGCAAGATCCCTCGCATGTCCTAACGTCAACTCAACCGTCAACTGGTCCTCCAACTCACGCCCATTCGGGCGTTCGAGATTCACACTGACGGCACCAATCATGACATCTCCTTCAAAGACCGCATATTTGGTAAGGCTGCAGCAGACGATGTCGCACAAAGGACTCAGGTCCACATTCCGAGGGGAGACCAGCGACGGGTCCATTACCGTCAGAATGCCAGCCTGTTGGCAGGCTTCGCTGATGCGCGCAATCTGAGGGGTCTGTACCAGTGGATTGCTGGGTGCCTCCAGCACCAGCCCGGCGATGCGATGACCTTCGGCTTGAATGAAATCCAACAGTGCTTCCGTGTTTGCAACGTCAGTGAAGGCATGATGCCTGCCACCCGACTCAAGGTATGCATCCAGGATCTGCATTGTATCGAGGTACAGCCAGCCAACCGAAATCCAGTCCAGTCGATGCTTGGGTTTCTGCAGTTGATTGATCGCCTGAAAGGAAGCGTAAAACGCATTCATTCCACTCTTGCACGGAAGGATCGCCGATCTGACAGCGGGTGCAAACCAGCGATGCAGCAAGTAGCGAAAGCGTTCATTTGCACCCGTCATCACTTTCTGTTCCGGGAAACGCTGACGCGTGGGTTCAAGCTCCATGAGCCGTTCCTCTGCCTCTCGTGAGGAAAGTCCGGTACCCGTGTGCTGGATGTATTTGGCGAGCAGTCGTTCCGCCTCGCCCGCTCTGGCTGCCACCAATGTGGAGATGGATTGGAACTGAAAGCACTGCACATCCATCCGACACTCCCCCAATCGTTCAAGCGCATCCTGTGCCGCGTGGGGTGCAGCAAAGAAGAACGGTTGAACACTTCCTCCATCCAGGTCATGGACTGCAAGAAACCGTTCGGAAAGGATTTCAATAAAGGGGTGGCGCACAAACCGGGGATACCCCGAGCGAACTTTTGCCATCGTCTGTGGCTCTTTCTCCTCGTAGGCGATCACATCCCGAAGGGTCGGCAGACTCACGGATACGCCATGAGGCGAATCCGGAATTCGACCGCCGAGCGGAATCGACAAGGGGGTGTTCGAAGATGATGCGTTCACAATAGTGTTCCATCGTGAAAAGCTGCGCGTGTTTTGCAAGTCTGCGAAAACGCCCTCAGTTCAACACCGGCAGGGATTAGTCCACGCTATCTGTTTGCCCACGTTCGGGATCTGCTTCGAGCATCAACTGGATCACGTGCTGCAGGTTCTCGCATTTGTAGGTTTCGTACCCATCGGGTCCAAGGTGAATCAACACCTTCTGGAAAAGGGTGTCCGAATCAAAATAACCCTCACGTCGACAAATGAATTCGTAGAGATTCAACTGCAGGGAGTAGTGAATGAAATTGCAATCTGAGAGGTGGTGGATTGGAGGTAAGGCATTTTGCCACGGATTGTGTCGGGAGATTTTCTGGTTAGTCTTCCAATCATAAAGTCCGATCACCGGGCGCCCGGAATCCGTGCGTAGCTGCACGACCAGATCCACCATGCCCGAGAGCAGCAGGTCGGGCGAGGCGATCACACGCTCTGGCTGCAGAAAATCCAGCACCCGACTCATGCGCTCCACCGCCTCGTGCATGGATCGGATCAGAGCACACGTGAGCTGAGGATCATCGGAGATTCCATCAGCACTTGGATCCGTGAGGATTTCGTCGAGTTCGATCAACGTTCCATGCTCCAGAAAATGCCGCACCGCGCGTTCTGCACGCTCGTGTACCAATGTGCCGCGTTCCCGGGCGATCCGGGAGTTTTCATCCCACATGGCAAGCACCGCTTCCTGTGAAAGCCCATGTTTTTGGGCATAGCGCAGGCTGATGCGATCCCGATCAAAGACCGGAAAGAAACGGCTTATCCAAGTTGTGGCGGAAGTAAAGGCCAATTCCGGCATGCCCCGAAGGCAATAGCGGTGATCCTGCTCATAAAACTCCACCACCTGGCCCGACGGGTGAAAGTCCTGCTTCGTGGGAGCCAACTGCATCCGTATTGCCTAGCCGAGTCCATGCTCCAGCACAAGCGAGAAGTCGGAGTGCTTCGGGATCATGATCCGAATTAGACAGCCCAATCCCAAATTGAAGCATTTGTGAATCCCAGCTAATGATTTTCAATACTTAGCCGATTACCTAATTTTATGTATTGCTTGCACAACAATGGTTGTCGAAGTGCACCACCAGTTCCATTGTGTATGTTCCAGAACCTGAAGATTCGAACCAAACTACTCCTGCTCACCAGTACTCTGTTGCTGGCGATGGGATTCGTGCTCAGCGGTATCGCCTATCGCGAAGCTGGCAAAACCAGTGCTGTGCTTGTGGAACAAACCCTCACAAGCAAGCTGGAAGGGGATATCCAAAGCGCCACCCATTATGCAACACGCTTTCATGGGAACATCCGTCTAGTCGATGGTGCCCTCGTGGATGCGAAGGGAATGTCTCTTGCAGGACACAATGAATTGGTGGATGCCCTCCAGAAAGACCTGGGTGTGGTTGCGACCCTCTTTGTGCGCGAAGGACAGGACTTCAAGCGCATTTCCACCAATATCCGCGATGAGGATGGCAACCGGGTAGTGGGCACTCATCTGGGAACTCAGAGTGCTGCCTACCAACCTGTGAGGCAAAAACAGCGCTACATCGGATATGCAAACATCCTTGGAAGCTCCTACCTGTGTGCCTATGACCCGATACTGGACGCGCAGAAAAATGTGATCGGAATTCTGTTCATCGGGGTTTCCCAAGAGGCCGTCGACGGAATCATACAGTCGGGCAATCATCAGCTGCTTGTGAAACTGTCGCTTGCGTTTGTTCTGATTTTTGCAGCAACCCTGGTTGCACTCTTTTTTGTCGTGCAGATGATCACACGGCCCATTCAAGCCACTACGCGCATGCTGCAGGATATTGCAGAAGGAGAAGGTGACTTGTCCCGAAGACTCGAGCAGAACTCGCATGATGAAATCGGGGAACTCTGCCACTGGTTCAACCATTTTGTTAACAACATCCAGCAAATCATCCGTGAGGTTCAGGTGAGTTCAGAAACCCTCTCTGCAGCTTCGGAAGAATTGTCTGTCACTTCCACCCAAATCGCCTCCCATTCAACTGAGGTTAGCCAACAGTCACGTTCTGTAGCCGCAGCAGCCGAGCAGTCCAGCACCAATATCCACGCCATTTCGTCATCTGCCGAAGAAATGTCTTCGACAATGACCGTGGTCTCATCGGCAGTCGAAGAACTCAGTGCGTCCATCAGTGAGGTCACTCGCAGTTGTGAACAGGAGTCTCACATCGCCCAGCGTGCTCAAGGCGAAGCTCAGGAGACTCAGAAAATCATCGAAGAACTGAATCAAGCAGGGGTTTCGATTGGCCACATCGTAGACCTCATTCAACAAATCGCCGCTCAAACCAACCTGCTCGCTTTGAACGCAACCATCGAAGCCGCCTCAGCTGGAGAAGCAGGCAAAGGCTTTGCCGTTGTCGCAAACGAGGTGAAAGAACTCGCCAAGCAAACCGCCCAAGCCACCGACGACATTCGCAAACAGGTGGAAATGATGCAAACGAACACCGGCAATGCGGTCCGTGCCATTCAGGCGATTGGAAAGGTCGTCGGAGAAGTCAACGACCTGTCACAGGTCATTGTTCGCAGCGTGATCGAGCAAAACGATGCGGTCAGTGAAATTGCACACAATATTTCCGGTGCGAATGAAGCAACTGCAGATGTTGCTCGCAACGTTGGCGAATCCGCAACCGCTCTCACAGAAATTTCTGCAACCGTTGGTCAAGTGAACGATTCCATCGCCGAAACCACACAGGGAATTGAGCAGATCAATCGCAGTGCAGAAGAACTTGCACAACTCGCTGTCAGTCTTGGCTCCATTGTGGGTCGTTTTAAAGTGTAACGGCCTCAGACCCCACAAGATTCAATGCTCTGATGCATTGTTGCCTGCGTCCCTGCGAACCATCTGCATCGACTCGTTGAGCGCGACCTGATCCCGAAGTGCGATCAGGTCGGGATGCTGTGGAAAGCAACTCAAAAAGGTATCGCAGACCTGCATCGCCGCCGAGTAATGTTGTTGTTGGAGCCATAACTTCCCCAGGCGAACAACGTGCGCAGGTTGGCGAACCCGATTCAGCAACAAGGTTTGCAGAGCATGTATTTCGGTACGAATCCACCCCAACTGTTTTGCAATGTCTGCAAGACGCAAGTTCGCCGGGACATCCAGCGCATGTCGATCCAGTCTGCGCTCACACCATTTCAGAGAAGAAGGGGCACTGCTCAACCATGGCCAACCCGGTAACACCGGCAGGAGACGACGCCTGGATCGATGAAAATCACCTTCTGGAAACTGGAGTTTGAGCTGTGCCTCCCGCAGAAGGATGCGAAATTCGGGAACCTGCGGGCAGCGTTCCACCCACACCCGGCACCACTCGCGGGCATGTTCGGCCCGTCCGTTCCGAAGCGCTTCGCTCGCCTGGGCGTAGTGGCGTTGCAAACGCAAATCTTCGGACAAAAGGGAGGACTCCGGCGGAAGGACTAAAGGCATGGGGCAAGGGAGGAATTCTGCATGTCATGTGAGCACGTGAAGGTCGGCTCTTGCGGCACGCTCCAAGTGGGTGAGGTGATGGTGTACGAGTTCATTCGATGCACATTCCACAAGGATTCGCAACTTGTTTTCAGTACCCGAATATCGCAACAACACCCTGCCTTCCCCTTCAATCTGCGCCTCCACTTCGCGCATGGCCTTTGTAAGCGTGGGAAGGGAAGCAAGATCCCGTTTTTCGGAAACCACCAGGTTCAGCAAGTGCGAGGGGAAAAGCGCAACTTCGCTGCAAAGTTCCTGCAGAGAGCGACCCGTAGCACGCACGGTCTCCAGCAGCTTGAGTACCGCAACCAGTCCATCCCCACTGCCCAGGATATCCGCACAAATGAAGTGACCTGAGTTTTCTCCGCCCAAATGACAGCCACGTTGCCGCATGCACACGGCCACATTGCGGTCTCCCACATCCGTGCGAAGCACCGGGATTCCACCTTCCTTCAAATAAGCATCGAGCGCAAAATTACTCATCTGTGTGGTCACAAGGGCGTGATCTCCATCGCAACCAAGCGTCGGGCTGTAGCGGGCAAGTAACGCCAGGACTTGCTCTCCGGAAACCAGCTGTCCTTCTGCATTGACCACCAACACCCGGTCACCGTCACCATCATGGGCAACGCCAAGATCTGCCCCCGTCTCTTTGACGAGTTGCTGCAGCATCTCCGGATGCTCACTCCCCACAGCGCAGTTGATATTGTGTCCGTCGGGCTCACAGGCAACAGGATGCACGTCGGCACCGAGGGATTTCAGAAATAGGGGTGTAGTGTGGGATGTCGCTCCATTAGCGGCATCCACCACAATGCGCATGCCATGAAGTCGAAGATGGGAAAATGCGGCTCTGAGTCGATTCTGGTATGCCTGGGAAATGGCAAGCCCATGCTCCGTCGCCTGAAAAAGACGGGCGGGGTTCGCTGGCGGAGGTTTGAAGGATCCCGGTTCGCACGTAATAATGCACTGCTCGATCACTGCTTCTTCATCCGCTTCAAATTTGGTCCCATCCGTTCGGAAAAGTTTATAGCCATTGTCCTGCACCGGGTTGTGTGATGCGGTGATGGCGAGTCCAAGACTGGCCCCCAAATGATGGGTTGCAAAGGCGACCTGCGGCGTTGGCAACACTCCCAAATCGATGACCTGAATTCCCTGACACTCAAATCCCTGAGTAAATGCAGCAGCCAAGGCAGGGCCGGAAAAACGCGTGTCTCGAGCCATGACCACGGAATGCGAGTCAGTCGCTGTTCCATCACGCCTCCGAAGGTACTGCCCCAATCCGGCAGCAACCCGGGAGGCGAAGAGCTCTGTGATCGGATCCTCCCCGTAGGTACCGCGAATTCCGTCTGTTCCAAAAAGTGGTCCGTTCATGCGTGAGACGAGTAGAATGCAGAAATTCCGCGCACCCATTCGGCAACTTTGCCGCTCTTCAATAAGTCCCATGCGAGCACATATCCCGCCTCAAGCGAGTCGACCTTGCCGACCAGACGAAATGCGACCGCTGCGTTGATGCAGAGGGTGTGCGACAACGTTCGATTCGCTTCGCAGGACAAAACCGAACGCAGGATGCCGCTATTCGTTTCTGCGTCTCCACCCTTGAGTTCTCCAAGGGTATCCGTCGCATGTCTCGCGATCAGATCCCGCAGCTCCTGCAAGTCCTCTTCCGAAACCTGGCCAACCGGACGTATCGTGCACTCACCCACACTTGCAATCTCATCCAGAGGTTGCCCTTCAGCCAATGAGGATGCCACCACACCCGCTCGCAGTTCCATGCAGGAGAGTACCTGTGCCAGCGGCTCCACCCAGTCAGCATCATAGACCCCCATTAACAACTGGTGAGGGCGGGCAGGATTGATCAGAGGGCCGAGAATATTGAATACCGTTTTCTGTCCACGTGATGCCAGTGCCTTGCGCACAGGAACAATCGCCTTGAACGCCGGATGATATGCAGGAGCAAAAAGAAACGCGAAGTTATGCTGCTCGAGTGAAGCGAGAAGCAGGGAATCCGGTGCCTGCAGGGGAATGCCAATCGATTCGAGAAGGTCTGCCGACCCCGTCTTGGATGTGATTGAGCGATTACCATGTTTGATCACAGGCACCCCTCCTGCCGCAACAATGAGTGCCGTGGTAGTGGACACATTGAAGGTTCCGGCACGATCACCACCCGTGCCTACAATATCAATCGCACGGGGCGCGTAGGCATCCAGACCAGGGTTGCGCGCATGACCCCGAAAAAATTCTGCAAGCACTGCAACTTCCTCTGCTTGCTCTCCACGTTCCTGCCACTGTGTCAGGAAAGCGGCTTTGTGGTCATCGGAACATGCCTCATCGATCAAGCATGCACCCACATCCCGCACCATGGCGGGGTCCAGCGTACTCCCTGACTGCAAACTTGCGGTCAGGGATTGAAGAAGGAAATCAGATTTGCTCACAAGTTCGGTAGGATTGACTCTTTCTTGACATTGTCAACGTATTGGCTTTCTAGGAGGGCAATTCCTATGCATTGCTTCCGTTCCGTCCTTCCTCATCCGCGTCTGTGGAAGCTGCCACTCCGGTGTGCGTTCCTGGGGTTCATCCTCTTTGGTTCGCTGCTTACCTGCTCCATGGCGCAGACCGAAACTTCAGAAGCCGGAACTCCAGCCGTTGAAGCAAGTCCAGATCTGATGCTGCCTGGCCTGACCCGCAGCGATGCAGTCGTGCTCGGAGTGGTTGAAGGTTTGACCGAATACCTTCCGGTATCATCCACAGGACACCTCATTCTGGCCGATCACCTGCTCCATCGGGAAAGGACAGTCCCTTTATCCCTTGCACATGAACAGGCTCGCTCAGCCTACCTTATTGTGATCCAGGGAGGTGCCATCCTGGCGGTACTGCTGCTGTATTGGCGCAAGCTCCTGACGATCCTGCTGGGCTTGCTCGGACGAGATCGGGAGGGTCTCCAACTCGGACTCAAGATAGGGATCGCATTTATTCCGGCGGCCGCCCTTGGCCTGATGCTCGGTGATTGGATCGAATCAAGCCTCTTCAACCCTAGATCTGTGGCAATCGGCCTGGTGATGGGTTCGATCATCATGGTGGGGGCAGAATGGTATCGGAAGCATCGTCAAGGCACTGCCGGTCACCTGGAGTCATCTCCGGATTCCCTTCAGTCGCTCAGCTATCGGGGTGCACTTACCGTCGGCTGCATGCAATGCCTGGCTCTGTGCCCGGGAATGAGTCGGTCGATGGTCACAATCGTGGGAGGATACGTTGCCGGACTCACCGCACGCGCATCAGCCGAATTCAGTTTTCTGTTGGGATTGCTCACACTTTCCGCAGCATCCCTCTACAGTCTGGTGCGCTCCTGGGGACCCGTAACCGCAACCCTGGAACTGGATGCCGTGCTGATCGGCATCGCAGTTGCAACCGTTGTTGCCATGCTCGCCGTCAAATGGTTTGTGAGCTACCTCTCCCGTCATGGATTGCTGCTGTTTGCCCTGTATCGACTGCTTCTGGCGGCAGCGATCGGCTGGTTCCTCTGGGACTCCTAAGGGCATTATTTTCACGCGCTGCCCTGGAAACACACTTGACGAGCCATTCGAAAGGTCTATCGTAATTCTCTTTTTTCAACGATAAACCCGCTAAAACAGAGCCAAACCTATGGGTCAGCCAAAACGCAAACAATCCAAGTCCAGAAGCCGCACACGCCGTGGTGCCAACCGCTACGTTGCCCCCCAGCTTGCGAAGGATCCAACGGACGACACGCTTTTCATGCCGCATCGTGTGAACCCTGCCAACGGCATGTACCGTGGCCGCCAGGTGATCGACACCGACGCCTGAACCCGTTAAAACGCTTTGCCGCCCGAAGCCTTCGGGCGATACAATCTGCATGAAGGAAGAGGTGCGTGGCAGCCTTGCTGTAGACGCAATGGGGAGTGACAAAGGCCCTGTTGAGGTCGTGCAAGGACTCAAACTGGCGCTTGACGCGATGGCGTCAACAACCCCACGGATGGATCCCATCCTGTTGGTAGGTCGTCAGGAGGAACTGGAACCCGCTCTGTCGAGTGAAAATCTCGCGCAGGATCCCCGAGTGCGCATCGTTCATGCTGACGATGTGATCGGCATGGACGAGAAGCCGATGCAGGCGATCAAAAAGAAGCGCAATGCTTCCATGATGATCGCCCTCGACCTCGTGAAAT
It contains:
- a CDS encoding undecaprenyl-diphosphate phosphatase, which gives rise to MHCFRSVLPHPRLWKLPLRCAFLGFILFGSLLTCSMAQTETSEAGTPAVEASPDLMLPGLTRSDAVVLGVVEGLTEYLPVSSTGHLILADHLLHRERTVPLSLAHEQARSAYLIVIQGGAILAVLLLYWRKLLTILLGLLGRDREGLQLGLKIGIAFIPAAALGLMLGDWIESSLFNPRSVAIGLVMGSIIMVGAEWYRKHRQGTAGHLESSPDSLQSLSYRGALTVGCMQCLALCPGMSRSMVTIVGGYVAGLTARASAEFSFLLGLLTLSAASLYSLVRSWGPVTATLELDAVLIGIAVATVVAMLAVKWFVSYLSRHGLLLFALYRLLLAAAIGWFLWDS
- the rpmF gene encoding 50S ribosomal protein L32, which gives rise to MGQPKRKQSKSRSRTRRGANRYVAPQLAKDPTDDTLFMPHRVNPANGMYRGRQVIDTDA